CAAGGATGTCCCGCCAGATGTCCCACCCGCTCAGCGCCAGCCGCGTCATGTCCGCGAGCCCCGGACCCGCAGCCCGCTCCACGCCGTGCCTCTCTTCAAGCGCCGCCGCCAGCGCCGTCGACAGCATCTGCGGCAGGTGCGAGCTGAGCGCCACCGTCCGGTCGTGCTCCTCCGGCGTCATCACCCGCGGCTCTGCGCCGATGCGCTCGATCCAGCCAAGGAACTCCCGCGCGGCGGGCGTCTCCAGATCCTCGCGCCGCGAGGGCGTCAGCAGCCAGGGCCGCCCGCGGAACAGCTCCGCCTCGGCTTCCTCCACGCCTCTCTTTTCCTTGCCTGCCATCGGATGTCCGCCGAGAAACAGCGCGCCGCTCAGCCGGCTGCCCGCCTCGCAGATGCGCCGCTTCGTGCTGCCCGCGTCCGTCGCCAGCGCGCCCGGCCGCGCCAGTCCGTCCAGCGCCGGGATCGTCTCGAGAATCGCATGAATCGGCCCCGCCAGGTAGATCAGATCGGCCTGCGGCACAGCTTTCTCAAGTGTCGCCCCTTCGTCAATCGCGCCCCGCCGCAGAGCCTTTTCGAGAGTCTGAGGCGAGCTCACGCCGACAATGCGTCCGCGGAAGCCGGCGCTCTTCAGCGCCAGGCCGAACGAGCCTCCGATCAGCCCCACGCCGATGATGGCAACCGTCTCCATGAGGCGATCAGAAGCTCCTTCCCATCGCTGCCGCCAGCGCCTTCAACTGTTTCACCAGCTCCACGAACTGCTCGGGCTCGAGCGACTGCGCGCCCTCGGCCAGCACCTTCGACGGATCCGGATGAACATCCAGCAGCAGACCGTCGGCGCCCG
This DNA window, taken from Bryobacteraceae bacterium, encodes the following:
- the tyrA gene encoding prephenate dehydrogenase, with product METVAIIGVGLIGGSFGLALKSAGFRGRIVGVSSPQTLEKALRRGAIDEGATLEKAVPQADLIYLAGPIHAILETIPALDGLARPGALATDAGSTKRRICEAGSRLSGALFLGGHPMAGKEKRGVEEAEAELFRGRPWLLTPSRREDLETPAAREFLGWIERIGAEPRVMTPEEHDRTVALSSHLPQMLSTALAAALEERHGVERAAGPGLADMTRLALSGWDIWRDILETNRDEIVAAIGLFEERLRALKARLEQGLPEEDFQRGAVFARKLREPR